A region of the Dreissena polymorpha isolate Duluth1 chromosome 6, UMN_Dpol_1.0, whole genome shotgun sequence genome:
TGAAATCATGGTCTGTGCTTGAGCCTATATATAGtcaacaaaaaatatcttttcaaaaggatattcggcgtatatcctgattttgaaATAACGGTAGAAATTTTACTATTCTAAGTTATTAATCTaatttaagtattgttgtgtAACTGTTggcttttctttttaataaaaagttTTATATCCACTGCATGAAGTGCACAAATATTGAACCACATAATAGTGATCGTAGATAGACATTGTATATGTGTGATCACATCGTCCTTGCGTGgcttattataaatgtatttcttcgtaatcaacatgtttgatatttgattaagacgcagttttgtttttacatatgCAAATACTAATGGTACATCCGTGTCGTGCGACACTTGGTCTTATGGAATTTGCAGTCAGCCTAACTCAAGCCTAGCCTGCGCACTTAAACAGTCTTTACAGGGGCTACGCTTTTGGCTATAAATGAGCACGCAAGGTTTCATGGTATCTCCATAGTTACCTCCTAAGTATGCATAACCTGACAAGACTGCATGGATGCGCAGGCTAAACAAGAGCTACTTTTCAGCAAATTACAGAAGTCCCATTTCAACATGAGGCGAGTCTTGTAAAAATCATATCACGATACTTTTCGATGGAAAATTAAAGTCACGCTGTGTTATATATAGCAAAATGACAAATTTCGGTAGCATATTCTTGcttgcaggaaagattttcagacTTACTGACCGTGTACGTCACTTATGATTTGCTAGATAATTCAACGATTTCTCTTCTATCATGGACACTTTACTTTTTCTGTAGTTGTGTCTCACAATGCGAGACAAATGAAATTTACGGATAGTTTTGCATTCATTTCTTTCCCAAAAAGtcgtgttatttgatatcttgaaaacaatactgtgttatcaacatatggTGTTTATTAATAGTATATTCCATCTTCCCCTAACGATTTACTGACCCAGCACTGAACCTGAAAGTATTGGGGATAAAATTAACCGGCactgcgtaattgtaactgggtcatTGTGAACATGCAGAGATAGTCCGCATTTCCCTGCATTCATTAGCGTTATATTCTGTACCACACAGACGCAGTGATGCGGCCAACGGTCCGGGGGATTATGCTCAAAATTAGCCAATGGAATATTTGGAGTATATTCATTTGGGTCTGCAGGCGTTATGATAATGTAATTTAGGTGAAAAGCTTGATTAAACAGCTACGTCAAAAAACATAACTACTGCACACCAAAATGTATCAgccttgaatatatatatatatatatatatatatatatatatatatatatatatatatatatatatatatatatatatatatatatatatatattatatatatatatagagagagagagagagagagagagagagagagagagagagagagagagagagagagatagatagatatagagcgaatattaatacgaaattaaCGCCAATCACTTTCATCAAATAAAAAGGTTTGTGTCCTTTTGACAATTGTTTGTCAATGGGTTGAAAACCAGTCCTTTTCGTACAACATGTTGTAACAACACACACACTTCTGCTTGCTTGGCCTATAAATCGTAGTATATACCCTGTAGATTGCAGGCTAGCATCATTTCGCTTGAGAACGTAGGGATCGCGACCACGTTGGTGTAAACGTTTCTTTTCCTCTTTAATTGTTCAACATGTTGCTGCATTTGCCAAATATGTTTCTGTTAATGAACATATTTCATGCTACAGTGGCCAGAGAACAATCGTGCCCGGCTTGTTCCCGATACGACTTTGAAGAGCGCCTTCTTGAGAGAGTTCTCCGCAATGAACTGGTCATCGAAACAATGCTAAAGGAAACACGCGAGACTAATGTAAAGGTTGAATCGGCGTTGAAATTAATACATGAGGACAGAAGTAGACTAGAGGATATTCTAGACAGTTTAAAGAAATCGAAAATCGAAATCGACACAGAAATAAACGGAACATTACAAGGTGCTCTTAAAAACATGTCCAATGCTTTGGTATTTATGGAACATTTGCAAAAAGAAGTGGGGACCAAATTAGACAACACAATCAAAACTGCGATGACAAATATATCCGATGCTGTAGCAGAGATGACACAAAATGCCTCAAAGACCGGGTTGCAGTTGAAGAAGGAAACCGAAATCTTGAAAGGTattcttaaatataatagcatgaTACAATAATGCAGCTAAGAAACAGATTAATAGAAATATTTTGTCTCTTTAATGAGTAGTCTCTATAATATTTTGCTTTCACGCCTTGACCAGGATCGCTTTTGATGATCAAAATGCGTGTTTGCAAATGCACCCGATACGACTCGGGTTATACTGTTCaagaggccttaggttaacggagttacgctgtatggacaggcaatggtattaccaatATACCATTTGGTACGGGGTAAGCCTCTTGATAACCCGGCTACACAGCTTatttatagataaagaaggaaaagtgattaggctacggtatctcgatcttctagattatttatttaaaataatgaaagaaaaataccttttttcggcatagctgtttaacgtcacttttgaccttagatgaccttcatcaTGATATatccgaaatgaataaacccgaattgttcattggctaataatacaaaaatcaacgtaaacattggtagtctggtttccggactaaaacattggatgtatagcatttgaactgaaaatgaaatattaatatattgtaaattacatgtaaattacaataaataaaaaaaatgtcatgatacaaaacatcctctaaacattacatcgaaacgtttctccttagttaacgaagcagtatagcattaatcacatgtctgtacaataaaaagaatctattgtttatatgccgtagcggccacactaaacactacaaaaacaggctagattgcactttaaataccggtacgcagttgtttaccactatcgacaaagcgggggtttggggcggtagcccgcgatactaaggaaacatataggtgttggaaatatatctgttttgatttattataatccatttttgcgtttattagtgtaaaaatgtttctttgtactttgtttcgttcattttttatataaagttctgttttttttctgcaaaaaattcatatcactatgatgcttgcaatattgagtcttttatgtttacattctactaacatctgtacacattataacacattatcttttatttcattccaacattatgttaatagtttttcagtggcgaatatgttttcttttcctattgaaactaatgtattactcgttcaattatgaaaacctagtcataacaatacttattgacaataaaacatacaatttcacctcttcttgttcttcatttttatttgttaatacattaaaatatattatcttatgatcactcactaccttcattaaaatacatggtcgcctcattccatctcctttcactggtcgcaaacattacaacatcaacgccgtatatctttttaaagatatttcttgttggtCTTAAACCCAATAAATAAGTGAGCTattggttataaatatatattttattcaaggactttggaacattttaagatttaatATAATGCATACTGAAGTGAATCTTGTTACCGCGTGGTTTATGTGTCATACCTGTGATATGTACAATAGATTCATCATTTTAAAAGCACAAGGGTTTTGTTTgtagtttaataatatttaagtacATTGTATGCCataccaaaaataataaacaaaaaatgtgaaCAGAACACTTTACAGGGTTtcattagtttatttatttatttatttatttatttatctatctatttatttatttaagtatttttctaTTCATTAATTCCTCCATTTGTCCATTTGGCCGTCCGTCCATCCAtgcgtttgttcgttcgttcgtccgttTGTGCGTTTGTGCTTAGGTGCGTTTTTTCATTGTATATTAgttcattggttcgttcgttcgttcatttgttcgttcgttcatttattcattcaaacattcatttatttattcattcattcaatcattcattcgttcattctttctttctttctttttattattatttcattcattctttcagtcagtcagtcaatcagtcagtgAGTCcttgagtgagtgagtgagtgagtgagtgagtgagtgagtgagtgagggagggaggagggagggaggtagGGAGGGAGGTTGGGagggagagggagggagggaggagggaggagggagggacgGGAGTAtcgagggagggagggagggagtggAGGGAGTGAGTGAGGgagggagcgagcgagcgagTCAGTCAGCCAGCCAGACAGTCAGCCAGCCAGACAGTCAGTCAGCCAGCCAAATAGGCAgtcagtcattcagtcagtcagtctgtctgtctgtctttctgtctgtctgtctgtctgtctgtctgtctgtctgtctgtctgtctgtctgtctgtctgtctgtctgtctgtctgtctgtctgtctgtatgtctgtcggaccgtccgtccgttcgtccgtccgttcgtccgtccgtcagtcagtcagtcagtcagtcagtcagttatttttatttttatttattttttattctttttgtttaattatttgtacGTTATCTTATATTAGATGCATATTATGTAAATGATGCCtcgttaaaacaaaataaatgttcaatGAAGTTAAAAATCGATTGGTGATATAATCACATAGCATCACATAGCATCATGAAGGGTGGCTTGGGtactttatatttaataaatgacatCGCATGCCAACAgggtgattgatgtcggtgtgtcatgctacAATTTCCTGTTTATTGGACTGCGTAAACAAACCACACAggctatttatttatttgactctttctttgtttaaatgtatattgtaAGTATATTTATTAACTCAAGTGTGATTGtctttattttaaagatttgataTGAAATTACATAAATTTTTTAAATAGTTGTAAAGTTAAACGAGCACTTGACTCTATAACATgtgtttattcaatttttatgcAACTACGATaatgaaaattgtgaaaataaaggcTGAAATGAAACGATTCTATAtaatttactgttttttttttcagttttaagtCGCTTATCAACCGcatcagatgttttatgtagtgtattgtataTGTACCTATGACATTTTGAAGTCATGGtgatacaatttataaatcaatgaaaagtatATATCACATTCCCCGTGTACTTTTATACACGTATTATGGTAGTTTGCAGAAAAAACGCTTATAGGAAATATcaatgatatcaaaagtcaccaaccatatattctatttattatgccacataaAAAGCAAAAAAGCAAATTTCAACGAGGTAACGAAAACATACCACCGCTAATTTTTATTGATTTACGGTAGTTTAATATGCAAATTAGACGCGGCCTtattacatccgctagcgtctgCATATTTCCACATTAAAAATAGTTCTGcactaaatataaatttacaatatattttatgcGAACATATTTGCCTTGTACATGTAAGTTTTACAAACAAACTAACGGCCATTTTCATGGCGAACGTGTCAACAGTGTTGTGTGAAAATTTGAAACAAGAAAATGGACAGTAACAATATCGAACGGGATTTTAACATTACGTTTACATTGGATTTTAAATCAGTtacttatttttcatttttggcATCACCGTAGTAAACATTTAAGTTTGAAATGTTCACTGTTGCCCCAAAAAACAGACCCCCACGTGTcgagtcaaagtgggtggggaaagaGATTGCTTCTGGATTTAAAGTTGCTGTAACTTCTTTAGGAAGCTGTTGTTGTCCAGGATTCAGAAGTGCTGCCAGTTGTGAATGGGACGAAGATGAAATGGCGATGCTTTCGCGCTGCATCATGCTTTGGGACATGTTTGATGCAATGGATTCGTTGCTTTTGGCAATGCTAGTACCTGCCAAAATATTGGAACATTTCTTTTGAGTCTGAAGGGAAATGTTGCTATAGTTAATTATGCTTTGAACGTTTTTGTGTCCACTGATTTGCATTATATCCGTGGGGCAGCATcctgaatcccgcagcttctgaACCATGTGCTTCCTGGCAGAGTGATTAGTAAGTTTTCTACTGATTCCAGAATTAATGCACATGTGTTTCATAATTTGTGCAATTTTTTTATGCCCAATTATGCTGATGAACCATTGCTCATTTCCAGAAGTCGCAGTGATGTTGGCTTTTGTACTTGTTGACAAGTAAAATGGGTCGCTGGGCTCGGAAAACCGATGGGGCCGTTTTGACGCATATATtctataatacaaatttaaaagtttaaagaaattttattaaataaatttagtttatatataactttttttaacaatttatttatctGCATCGTATAAGAGGGCTTTTTCAATTCTGTATATAAAAATCATGTGGATTAACTTATTTGGACATTATTTTTTCTCTAGAATATAATATCTGTCTATTTCAATTTTCATTATAGAAACAACGAACCTGTAAGTTGCGACAACACATTTGGATGGGTCTTCATCATTGGCCcaaattcttggcggcacagttcttGCTTCGTCAGTTGCACCCGTTCGAGTCTTTGTCTGCCTCTCGACCAACTCCAGATACTCATCTCCTTCTACGTctcggcacagcttcacatcacCCCATCTAATTAATTCGGAAAGGTGAATCTTTCTTTTTTCTACTTTACTTTTGAGGGTAGTTTTTTATGCTATattttcttaatgttttatatttaaatgttatagatTTCAAGTTAAATTAATTGTTcaacaataaattgataattttttattactCGAGCAGTTCTGTTATTTGCTGTTTGGTTTAGTTTTTTCTAAGggcttacttttttttaattttcaggttgaCAACCAGtgaaaacaatgttattttcaGTAAAAGTTGTGGTGACAGAACACTCTACGAACAAATttttagatacatgtacatgtacaatctaaATTGAAGACACTGGAAAGTTGAATTGTTAATGTGTTATAAGGCATAGCTCGCCTTAATATTTATAAGACAGAAAAAGTGACagaaaaatttgcatttttaagtAATTGTTATAAGTCAAGATGCATCGTATATATTCTGTATTCCAGCaagtttgaaattttattttttaccgtaAATTGTAATGTTCTTCCACACTCCGCATGCCGAAGTTTGTTGTGAATCGGAACCATAGAGAGTTTATTATGGCCTGTGGACTTCCATTACCAAGTTGCCCTTCATCGTAGAGCTTTTGAATTTCATTCTGCTCTATTGGTTGGGCCGCATTCGCCTTGTTTCCTTTACCTTCTTTcttaacttttttcattttagACTAGAAGAAGGTTTGAAAATCAAGTAACCTTCAATCATTTTGAATGTCAAAATTATAGTATGTGTGTGTtattaattaaccctttcagtgcgggaaccaaattttgaaggcctttgcaaaatgtttggatccagatgagacgccacagaacgtggcgtctcatctggatccaaactgtttgctattctgataatattctttgaaaaaaaatcgaagaaaatgctaattttagaaattcagcagaccacatttttgcagacgacaaattccccagcatgcaaaggattaagtTGATACATTGTCACACGGCTTTTTTTATGATAATGAGTCGAGGACTGTTCAacaaatgagtcgcaaactttctagattgttaaataaatgagtcgcacactttctaaaattgtgataatttgagtcgcaaacttcttgaaattgagaaaattttAGTTGCttacttcttgaaattgtgaaaatttaagtTGCCAATTTTCTAAAAATGAGAAAAATTGCAATTCTCACAgaaaggaaaaaagccctgtgtCATTGATAGTTTTACGAACATTCAAaaattaaacaacatataaataaagtattaatgAAGTGcataatttgcatttattaacTTACCGAAAGTGTTTCCCTGAACCGTGGGAATCCTTGGCGCTGTCCTTAGCGATGGTGAATTGATAATTATTAAGTTGAAGTTCCTTGTCTATACTTGATACAAAAGATCTCAGTGAGGTTGTTTCGTACTCGTCACCATTTTCTTTTCTTATAGACCAAATGAACATGCATAAGATGTTATCAAGTTCTTTCATTTCAATTTGTGTTATATCAGTaggtaattgttgttgttttaaaaatgttttcaacttcTTCAAATTTGAGTCATGCTTTCTGactgtgtttttgtttttctgcTGAGCATTGTACTTGTCAATGTCTCCTAGGCTTATTGGCACAAAGCCTTTTATTTCTTTTGATttatgatcattttcttttatctCATTTGAGACTAGAATTTTCTCTTCTGTTGGTGGTTTTTGAATGATTTCGTTAGAGGATGGTTCTTCCATGTCATCATAAAAAAATGAAGGGTCGATATTGAATTCTGACATTATGTTGTGGTCGACTTCGGTCACATTCAAAATTACCTGTTTATTTTCATACTCATTTAACCATTCAAAATCAatgttgaaatttggaaaatcagacatgtttattgatttaaatcaAACACCTGTTCAGtctttttttgttacttttagTTAAACCTTTACATGATTATTGTTAGTTTTTTAGTTAAAATCTGTTGCGGTCGTCTGCACAAAATGATGGTAGCGGCCCAACTAGtatttgtgttctttttttattgattactgcctttttctttcatatttttcgtttttattttactttcataACATAATGTGAGTTTTTTCAATAAATACTACATGTTTATTAATGttgtgaataaaatatgaatggattggtttgtttacattttaatgaaatgaGCGACATTCCACGCCTACAAAAGTAGTTCTCCGAGTGGGCGGGACTTAGTATTATAAACATGGAACGCTAGAAATTAGAATGATGAACTCAAATTCGGGCGGAGTTAAACAATGTCATTAATGGGCGGAGCCTAAAAgtgttatcggatgggtatccgataacacttaaaaatatcacgtcagcgtctccaacgtaaatgtgCAGTCGTGGCATAATAAAAGCGATACTACATTAAGCACTATTATGCACATGACATATTATGTTTGTAACATACGTCTGTTCTTAACGAGTGAACTTTATTGTTTTCAAGTATTTCATGtagacgcagttgtctttccacacattctaatGACACAAGTATGACTCCTTGCGTTTGCTAAATGAAAAATCTAACCACAATACTTaacgacagaaaatttaagtcagactaagtTATAAGGGAGCCGACCTATGACTGATCTAAATGAGATAACTTGACGCTCACAGGGATAAGATAGGATCACCActgcaggttgctaatacacagtgtagacttccgctaTTGTATTGTggtaacatgtttgtttagaaagcatacgcaaaataatatgtaaaccaattttgaaaaaaaaaaatcgaattaaGATTCTGAAAAAAGAGCCGTTGACTTTTTAATTGAAGAGTTAAGATGACATCGAAGTCGAAGAAGTGATTTTCTGAAAAGAGAAACAACACTTTGAGTTAACGATACATAAAATtaagtatataataaaacaagtaatTCGCATCACATGGAGGCAGTCAATATTTTGCttaaaagtcaacagataagttcagactaaaaatcgtatttaaaataatataattgcgTCTCTGTCCCATTAAATGTTTCGCTAGCGAATTTTTATTTCACATGTAGTATGTGCTTGCATAGAAACCAAATTTGCGTATAAATTATGAAGTTATTTCATAACATGCCTTGATATATTTTCTCGTCTTTGAgagtttaaatttgtattatactGTGATATTTCTCTGAAGACTTTAACATAAGAACAAGTTTTGAATGTACACACATGCACATAGACatacattatgaaaataattgtatcaatttaatatttattaagcaTCTTAATGAATGACCAGGATGGTTTAAAAGCTTTtctattaaacatatattttagttatttatagtatttcaatttagaacgttttttataattgtattcaattttgtagttgttttttacacacatatatttaaaaaatagattaaatacatttaattaattaaaagggttatatttatatttattttaaataaataatcgagaagatcgagataccgtagcATAATCTcctttccttctttatctataaataaactgtttatttatagatcttttagccaggttatctagaggctaatcctatggcaagcgaaatgcacattaattccttaaaccacggtatAACagttaacagttaactatatagttaagagactttgaacccgggttcgaagtgccgtttgcacattaattccttaatcccgggttcaagactttgaaccgcggtgtgtgtgtatttcagagtttatttacaggtcctactggcctcttcacgaggttatagtagcccgacctgcccctgtgacctttcaggggagaaatattaatttagagccaaagtaggtcaaatataccccggtttcccgggtattcgccaaagaaataatttagatccaaatagaccagtgcacggtggccaatgagacctttatgtgcactggtagttagacaatctcaaaagacaaattcatgtctgaacgcagcaccgctgcagcacacagctccgcctttatggcccacttgttgtcatcagccgtcgtcttcatccccgagacggtttccccagcgcgttgagcgcactaggtaccgccgccccggggtccctctttaaagccaccccctcgatgttcttgggtTCCCCCCGGCGCAGAAGCGCAagacccaggtccgtcccgtatgtcccccacactggtggtcttgctgtcccgccgtccccggccctcttctgacgggacctctggcaggtccgggccggcgaactctcgacgataaacagcgggtgacaagtccgctgcatcttggagaagacagcaatcccagcagtgtggaagacgtccggctcgagggtgacggactctgctggattagcagagccacccgcagaagttcccctctataaggaaatatgtacaggtgagaaaatcttctgcgggcgactctcgcctcggtcgcgacgcgcacgctccagcagctGACCGAGATATTTGAACcgcggttgttgttgttgtttttgttttttatcgagtgcaccgggattgtctcccatatggccatcgcccccagaaagacgtgttagttggttacgggggatagtgcaagatacaggagacaccccgttccagaggtgaccctgggtcttttagtgcccggtgtatagcacctagtacactgcacctcggtttaacgtctcatgcgaaagacgaataagtaggttaggtgcagcgggggatcgaactagcgatctctggattgtgaagccagtgtgttaccactagaccacggatccgctacattTGAACCGCGGattaaagtctcttaactatatagttaagaaacgaccaatgaaatcttgacatttgccttctaattgtggtttaagctcgtTGATTGGATGTCTCTGAATTACTAGTATGTAGATAAGAGATGTGTATCTTTCTTtagaccacggactctagattacacggataagaaacgggaccgttacgccaaatatcttgttgtgtctaagtcacgtgaccgtgtcgtaactatcgatcttttatcgaagcgccgaggttataaatttgatgtacccactcacgtattttgttaaatgatagtttcatttctaggccgattttgacaaattatatatcattagaaagcttacgtaacgtagttttcagatatataaatatatattaagtttttcttctgatttcggcagcccggcgagttataactttaacgtttgcaaataacataccgttttggagttttagaatctagatttacggttgacatattcgtactttataccgatttgtatcgtttatatttggagttcagttttaaaaataacatcttgct
Encoded here:
- the LOC127834218 gene encoding uncharacterized protein LOC127834218 isoform X1, encoding MLLHLPNMFLLMNIFHATVAREQSCPACSRYDFEERLLERVLRNELVIETMLKETRETNVKVESALKLIHEDRSRLEDILDSLKKSKIEIDTEINGTLQGALKNMSNALVFMEHLQKEVGTKLDNTIKTAMTNISDAVAEMTQNASKTGLQLKKETEILKDQLTIPFIYFHANSPADYSLDSGQDVIFTNVRVNEGQGYDPKTGIFTVSVPGLYLFTVHYNVYYSTYTYLAITHQGIQIQPSFSHSVSGEFATFSMQVFIRAAMSDKIWVESTHRDTKLHGSDPHNSFSGALIHM
- the LOC127834220 gene encoding uncharacterized protein LOC127834220, with protein sequence MRSVEEHYNLRWGDVKLCRDVEGDEYLELVERQTKTRTGATDEARTVPPRIWANDEDPSKCVVATYRIYASKRPHRFSEPSDPFYLSTSTKANITATSGNEQWFISIIGHKKIAQIMKHMCINSGISRKLTNHSARKHMVQKLRDSGCCPTDIMQISGHKNVQSIINYSNISLQTQKKCSNILAGTSIAKSNESIASNMSQSMMQRESIAISSSSHSQLAALLNPGQQQLPKEVTATLNPEAISFPTHFDSTRGGLFFGATVNISNLNVYYGDAKNEK